One genomic segment of Methanothermobacter wolfeii includes these proteins:
- a CDS encoding MFS transporter: MNGETEGSLRLYVLIAATLSSFLTPFMGSSINVALPVIALQFRIDAILQTWIPTAFLLAAAIFAVPFGRLSEIYGMKRIFIYGNIIFTLASLLSALSPSAVALIIFRAIQGVGSAMIFVTGLAILTRVFPPMERGKAIGINTAAVYIGLSLGPVLGGFLTRFLGWQSIFLVTIPLTLLVLAVTVFRIRGEWADAAGERFDVPGSITYCIFLFLLMYGFSALPDMIGAIMILMSVVAFLVFLRMELASGSPVFNVRLFKNLRFAFSSLAALINYSATFAVSLLLSYHLQYIKGLDPGSSGLILVTQPVVMALVAPLAGRASDRFNPQTLAGLGMAIISVALISLSLLGRGTPVAMIILSLLILGLGFGLFSSPNTNAIMGSVERRDYGIASATVSSMRLIGQAFSIGIVTLIFAFLIGRVPISPANYELLIKSTRICFLIFGVLCFIGIFAAIARRNDAHEKDKGS; this comes from the coding sequence TTGAATGGCGAAACTGAGGGATCACTCAGACTTTACGTTCTTATTGCGGCAACCCTTTCATCATTTCTAACACCCTTCATGGGCTCTTCCATCAACGTGGCTCTACCCGTTATAGCGCTTCAGTTCCGGATTGATGCCATACTCCAGACATGGATACCCACGGCATTTTTACTTGCCGCGGCCATATTTGCGGTCCCCTTTGGTAGGTTATCCGAGATTTATGGCATGAAGAGGATATTCATCTACGGCAACATCATATTCACCCTGGCGTCACTACTCTCAGCCCTTTCACCCTCTGCGGTCGCCCTCATAATATTCAGGGCAATTCAGGGTGTGGGCTCTGCAATGATCTTCGTAACGGGCCTTGCCATACTCACAAGGGTCTTCCCGCCAATGGAGAGGGGTAAGGCCATAGGTATAAACACGGCGGCGGTTTACATAGGCCTATCACTGGGTCCGGTCCTTGGAGGCTTCCTCACAAGGTTCCTTGGCTGGCAGAGCATATTCCTTGTAACTATTCCCTTAACACTGCTGGTGCTTGCGGTGACGGTCTTCAGGATCAGGGGTGAGTGGGCAGATGCTGCAGGTGAAAGATTCGATGTCCCGGGTTCAATCACCTACTGCATATTCCTCTTCCTCCTCATGTACGGTTTCTCAGCCCTCCCTGATATGATTGGGGCGATAATGATACTTATGAGTGTTGTGGCATTTCTGGTGTTCCTGAGGATGGAGCTTGCCTCAGGAAGCCCTGTCTTCAATGTCAGACTATTTAAAAATTTAAGGTTCGCCTTCTCAAGCCTCGCGGCCCTTATAAATTACAGCGCCACATTTGCAGTCTCCCTCCTTCTAAGCTATCATCTCCAGTACATCAAGGGACTTGACCCGGGTTCAAGCGGCCTTATACTCGTAACACAGCCTGTTGTCATGGCCCTGGTTGCACCGCTTGCAGGGAGGGCCTCTGACAGGTTCAACCCCCAGACACTTGCAGGTCTGGGCATGGCAATAATATCGGTGGCCCTTATAAGCTTGAGCCTCCTTGGAAGGGGAACCCCCGTTGCCATGATAATACTGTCACTGCTGATCCTTGGCCTCGGGTTTGGACTTTTCTCATCACCCAACACCAATGCGATAATGGGGTCCGTTGAGAGGCGGGACTATGGAATAGCATCTGCAACCGTGAGTTCAATGAGGCTTATCGGTCAGGCCTTCAGCATAGGTATTGTTACACTTATCTTCGCCTTCCTCATAGGAAGGGTCCCCATCTCACCCGCCAACTATGAGCTCCTTATAAAGAGCACCAGGATATGCTTCCTGATCTTTGGTGTCCTGTGCTTTATAGGCATATTCGCCGCAATAGCCAGGAGGAATGATGCGCATGAAAAGGATAAAGGTTCTTAA
- a CDS encoding CDGSH iron-sulfur domain-containing protein codes for MRMKRIKVLKDGPYLVEGSVPLYEEVIVTDEAGHTREFVEKRKFPLKEKYVLCRCGKSGNKPYCDGTHLETGFDGTETASRKPYIERARVFSSGDLELTDVPELCDHSRFCLRAGGIRELLKKGDPESIQMAIEEAMICPSGRLVLWDRKTGKPYERDFEKSIVVVHDRQKKCEGPLWVRGGIPIESSDGTIYEVRNRVTLCRCGLSENKPFCDGSHWMNAEEKIKFRRKWGLE; via the coding sequence ATGCGCATGAAAAGGATAAAGGTTCTTAAGGACGGACCATACCTTGTTGAGGGGTCGGTGCCCCTCTACGAGGAGGTTATAGTAACCGATGAGGCGGGACATACAAGGGAATTTGTTGAAAAGCGAAAGTTCCCCCTGAAGGAGAAATATGTTCTCTGCAGATGCGGAAAATCAGGTAACAAACCCTACTGTGACGGTACACACCTTGAAACAGGCTTTGACGGTACAGAGACCGCATCAAGGAAGCCCTACATTGAAAGGGCCAGGGTCTTCAGTTCAGGGGACCTTGAACTTACAGATGTCCCGGAACTCTGCGACCACTCAAGGTTCTGTCTCAGGGCAGGAGGTATAAGGGAACTTTTAAAGAAGGGAGACCCTGAGAGCATCCAGATGGCCATCGAGGAGGCCATGATCTGTCCATCCGGGAGGCTGGTCCTCTGGGACAGGAAAACAGGAAAACCCTATGAGAGGGACTTTGAAAAGTCCATCGTGGTTGTACATGACAGGCAGAAGAAGTGTGAGGGGCCCCTCTGGGTCCGCGGGGGCATACCCATAGAATCATCCGATGGAACCATCTATGAGGTGAGGAACAGGGTCACCCTCTGCCGCTGCGGGCTATCTGAAAACAAGCCCTTCTGTGATGGCAGCCACTGGATGAATGCTGAGGAGAAAATTAAATTCAGAAGGAAGTGGGGCCTTGAATAA
- a CDS encoding energy-coupling factor ABC transporter permease: MHIPDGIIPLWQSAVYWAVALINIGIFFYIFSDKPGKDRRMVATGLFAAAAAAVSSVSVPSPLGVPVHFFLIPLAAIILGPMTAVLVATLCLIIQFFILGMGGITSMGANILTMGIGLGIGTYAVYRVASELDGTLAVFSATFLGIMAAAALHILILLAAGVAGPEILMATLIPFYIFVAVVEGAANIFIVSFLERVKPDLIAMEKV, from the coding sequence TTGCATATACCCGACGGAATCATACCATTATGGCAGTCCGCAGTCTACTGGGCTGTGGCCCTCATTAACATAGGCATATTCTTCTATATATTCTCAGATAAACCCGGAAAGGATAGGAGAATGGTTGCAACAGGACTCTTCGCGGCTGCAGCGGCGGCTGTCTCCTCAGTATCTGTACCCTCACCCCTGGGTGTCCCGGTGCACTTCTTCCTCATACCCCTTGCAGCCATAATCCTCGGCCCCATGACAGCGGTCCTTGTCGCCACACTCTGCCTCATCATCCAGTTCTTCATACTGGGGATGGGTGGAATCACGAGTATGGGTGCCAACATCCTCACAATGGGTATCGGGCTTGGAATAGGCACATACGCTGTTTACAGGGTTGCCAGTGAACTTGACGGTACACTGGCCGTCTTCTCAGCCACATTCCTAGGTATAATGGCTGCAGCCGCACTTCATATCCTGATACTCCTTGCAGCCGGTGTTGCCGGTCCTGAGATACTCATGGCAACCCTGATACCCTTCTACATATTCGTGGCTGTGGTTGAGGGCGCTGCCAACATATTCATAGTCTCATTCCTTGAAAGGGTGAAGCCGGACCTAATAGCAATGGAGAAGGTGTAG
- a CDS encoding DEAD/DEAH box helicase, which produces MIGLEFSEFDISGEVNRALEDMGFERTTPIQSITLPVTLDGMDVVGEAQTGTGKTAAFSIPILENLEPERVVQALVLCPTRELCLQVSEEIKRIGKYMNVRVLAVYGGQSIGNQISQLRRGVHVVVATPGRLLDHIERGTVDLGSVSMLVLDEADEMLNMGFIDDIERILKNVPEKRQTMLFSATVSKPILRIADRYMDKPQVMRVEKKHSPRIEEFYFKTREEDKIELLDWIISSNDIKMGLIFCNTKKRVQRLRKQLERMGYSADEIHGDLSQSRRERVMDRFKKGRFNLLVATDVAARGIHVPDVEAVINYDLPFENEYYLHRIGRTGRAGSSGKSFTLVVGREVHRLRRIQSFTGNRIKRKNMPTREEIRRDYERDLREILRKNLESKSYTDSELIGDLRGEGYSFRDISHALLDVLESSK; this is translated from the coding sequence ATGATAGGATTAGAATTCAGTGAATTTGACATCTCAGGGGAGGTTAACAGGGCCCTTGAGGATATGGGATTTGAGAGGACAACTCCGATCCAGTCAATTACGTTACCTGTTACACTTGATGGTATGGACGTCGTTGGAGAGGCCCAGACAGGGACCGGGAAGACCGCGGCATTCTCCATACCTATACTTGAAAATCTTGAACCTGAAAGGGTTGTCCAGGCCCTTGTGCTCTGCCCGACCCGTGAACTCTGTCTCCAGGTCTCAGAGGAGATCAAAAGGATAGGGAAATACATGAATGTCAGGGTGCTTGCTGTTTACGGTGGTCAGAGCATAGGTAACCAGATATCACAGCTCAGGAGGGGTGTCCATGTGGTTGTTGCAACACCCGGAAGACTCCTGGATCACATTGAAAGGGGCACCGTGGACCTTGGAAGTGTCTCAATGCTGGTGCTTGACGAGGCAGATGAGATGCTCAACATGGGCTTCATTGATGATATTGAAAGGATACTAAAGAATGTCCCTGAAAAGCGCCAGACAATGCTCTTTTCTGCAACCGTGTCAAAACCAATACTCAGGATCGCCGATAGGTACATGGACAAACCTCAGGTCATGCGTGTTGAGAAGAAGCACAGCCCTAGAATAGAGGAGTTCTACTTCAAAACGAGGGAAGAGGATAAAATCGAACTCCTTGACTGGATAATCTCATCAAATGACATTAAAATGGGCCTGATATTCTGTAACACCAAGAAGAGGGTTCAGAGACTGCGGAAGCAGCTGGAACGTATGGGTTACTCTGCAGATGAGATCCATGGGGATCTTTCACAGTCCAGGCGTGAGCGTGTCATGGACCGGTTCAAGAAGGGACGTTTCAACCTCCTTGTTGCAACTGATGTTGCAGCCAGGGGTATACATGTACCCGATGTTGAGGCCGTGATAAACTATGATCTCCCCTTTGAGAACGAGTACTACCTCCACCGTATCGGGCGTACCGGACGTGCAGGTTCAAGCGGAAAATCATTCACCCTTGTTGTTGGAAGGGAGGTTCACCGACTCAGGAGAATCCAGTCCTTCACAGGAAACAGGATAAAGAGGAAGAACATGCCTACGAGGGAGGAGATACGGAGGGACTATGAGAGGGACCTGAGGGAGATCCTCAGGAAGAACCTTGAATCAAAGAGTTACACCGACTCTGAACTCATAGGCGACCTCAGGGGTGAGGGCTACAGTTTCAGGGATATCTCCCATGCCCTCCTGGATGTACTTGAATCCTCAAAGTGA
- a CDS encoding 5-formyltetrahydrofolate cyclo-ligase — protein MGLKEKVDLRGYIWDLLKRRGISRRPHGRIPDFTGSWDAARRLSRTIEWKRSVRVFSSPDSAQQPVRELALRCGKDLIMPTPRIKDGYLFISHEVPDKRAASTIQGAYRYGSSIRDFPRVDLVVEGSVAVDLRGNRLGKGGGYGDRELHELRSQGAIDSRTPVATTVDELQIVESVPSEEHDEKINMIVTPLRVIRLFLDERIPIVR, from the coding sequence ATGGGATTGAAGGAAAAGGTTGATCTCCGCGGTTACATCTGGGATCTTCTGAAGAGGAGGGGTATTAGCAGAAGACCCCATGGCCGCATACCAGACTTCACCGGATCATGGGATGCTGCCCGGAGGCTTTCAAGGACCATCGAATGGAAAAGGTCTGTTAGGGTGTTTTCATCCCCTGATTCTGCACAGCAACCTGTAAGGGAGCTTGCCCTGAGGTGTGGAAAGGACCTTATAATGCCAACACCCAGAATAAAGGATGGGTATCTCTTCATATCCCATGAGGTCCCTGATAAGCGTGCTGCGTCAACCATACAGGGTGCCTATCGTTACGGTTCATCCATTAGGGATTTCCCCAGGGTTGATCTTGTGGTTGAGGGATCCGTGGCCGTTGATCTGAGGGGTAACCGCCTTGGTAAGGGTGGTGGCTACGGCGACCGGGAGCTCCATGAACTGAGATCCCAGGGCGCCATTGACAGCAGGACACCCGTGGCAACCACCGTTGATGAACTTCAGATAGTTGAATCGGTGCCCTCCGAGGAGCATGACGAGAAAATAAACATGATCGTAACCCCCCTGAGGGTTATAAGATTATTCCTTGATGAGAGGATACCCATCGTGAGGTGA
- a CDS encoding RDD family protein: MEELTKRRAYAFIIDFLIVTLIMYALTIIVYPLVLLGGFFSVYGYWFILLGIVTLLYFSYLEYRGGTPGKRLQKLTVVSEEGELKPWQVVVRNLSKVLWIPLIPDILIGYFTSSLRLMDSLAGTGVVMAERVK; encoded by the coding sequence ATGGAGGAACTTACAAAGAGAAGGGCCTATGCATTCATCATAGATTTCCTGATTGTAACCCTGATTATGTACGCCCTGACCATCATAGTCTACCCCTTGGTGCTCCTGGGAGGCTTTTTTTCAGTCTACGGTTACTGGTTTATCCTCCTGGGGATTGTCACACTCCTATACTTCAGCTACCTTGAGTACCGTGGAGGCACCCCTGGTAAGAGGCTGCAGAAGCTTACCGTTGTCTCAGAGGAGGGTGAACTGAAACCCTGGCAGGTGGTTGTAAGGAACCTTTCAAAGGTGCTCTGGATTCCTCTCATCCCTGATATCCTCATTGGATACTTCACCTCCTCATTGAGGCTGATGGACTCCCTAGCAGGCACAGGGGTTGTGATGGCTGAAAGGGTTAAGTAA
- the hypE gene encoding hydrogenase expression/formation protein HypE → MKIGMSHGAGGELMQDLISDIILSNIRNTRVNGGVGLEDLDDGASIPLGEYEIVISTDGHTIDPLFFPGGDIGKIAVAGTVNDISVMGARPIAIASAMVLSEGFRGEELERIVRSMDAVSEETGVSIITGDTKVMEKDKLDRMIITTTGIGVVKRGEIVRDSGLRPGDMIILTGSVGDHGMALMAFREGFGYDTELESDVAPVWEMVEAALSTGGVTAMKDPTRGGIANALNELAEKSGVGMVVEEERIPVKEEVLAVSEMLGIDPYEVANEGKVIIGVDPEYADEVLDAIRKTRYGGEAQIIGEVNSERHVILETRLGGRRILEAPVADPVPRVC, encoded by the coding sequence ATGAAAATCGGCATGTCCCATGGTGCAGGCGGAGAACTGATGCAGGACCTGATATCAGATATAATATTATCAAACATCAGGAATACAAGGGTTAACGGGGGAGTGGGCCTCGAAGACCTTGATGATGGTGCAAGCATACCCCTGGGTGAATATGAAATAGTCATAAGTACAGATGGTCACACCATTGACCCCCTCTTCTTCCCTGGAGGGGATATTGGTAAAATAGCTGTTGCAGGGACCGTGAATGACATATCTGTGATGGGTGCAAGGCCCATTGCAATTGCAAGTGCAATGGTCCTCAGTGAAGGTTTCAGGGGCGAGGAACTTGAAAGGATAGTCCGGTCCATGGATGCCGTCTCAGAGGAGACCGGTGTATCCATCATCACAGGCGACACCAAGGTCATGGAGAAGGACAAACTCGACAGGATGATCATAACAACCACAGGGATAGGTGTTGTGAAGCGTGGCGAGATAGTAAGGGACTCTGGACTGCGGCCAGGTGACATGATAATCCTCACCGGAAGCGTCGGGGACCATGGGATGGCCCTCATGGCATTCCGTGAAGGCTTCGGCTATGACACCGAACTCGAATCAGATGTTGCGCCGGTATGGGAGATGGTTGAAGCCGCCCTCAGCACCGGCGGTGTCACCGCAATGAAGGACCCCACCAGGGGTGGTATAGCCAATGCACTCAATGAACTCGCAGAAAAGTCTGGTGTGGGTATGGTTGTTGAGGAGGAGAGGATCCCTGTTAAGGAGGAGGTCCTGGCTGTTTCGGAGATGCTGGGTATAGACCCCTATGAGGTTGCAAATGAGGGCAAGGTCATCATTGGCGTTGACCCTGAATATGCTGATGAAGTCCTCGATGCAATCAGGAAGACCAGATATGGAGGGGAGGCCCAGATAATCGGTGAGGTTAACAGCGAGCGACATGTGATCCTTGAAACACGCCTTGGAGGCAGGAGAATCCTTGAGGCCCCCGTGGCCGATCCGGTGCCGAGGGTCTGTTAA
- a CDS encoding 30S ribosomal protein S8e, giving the protein MAIWQGKSMKKPSGGRAKMNRGKRKYELGREPAETKIGDRRVRMIRTRGGNHKVRLAADTRINVVDPETGKVEVAEIRNVIENTANPHFVRRNIITKGAVVETDLGNVRVTSRPGQDGVINGVLIRE; this is encoded by the coding sequence ATGGCAATTTGGCAAGGTAAGTCAATGAAAAAACCAAGCGGCGGAAGAGCCAAGATGAACCGTGGTAAAAGGAAATATGAACTGGGCAGAGAGCCTGCCGAGACAAAGATTGGTGACAGGCGCGTCAGGATGATAAGGACACGTGGAGGTAACCATAAGGTGAGGCTTGCAGCCGATACAAGGATAAACGTCGTTGACCCTGAAACAGGAAAGGTTGAGGTTGCAGAGATAAGGAATGTTATAGAGAACACCGCAAACCCCCACTTTGTAAGGAGGAACATCATAACAAAGGGTGCTGTTGTTGAAACAGACCTTGGAAACGTCAGGGTAACATCAAGGCCTGGCCAGGACGGTGTTATAAACGGGGTTCTCATCAGGGAATAG
- the polB2 gene encoding DNA polymerase PolB subunit 2 produces the protein MLREDLEGEILSQVEKFLSYINSNLPEGMELEFEGFYRRGFFVTKKRYALIEDDTIVAKGLELVRRDWAPIAKKTQRKVLLALLKDGSPEKARKIIREVVKRIKSGEIEMDDLVIHTQITRKLSEYRQIGPHVIAAKRSLERGRRIEPGSIVRYIIVKGRGPISQRAVPVEDAAGMDYDPDYYVENQVMAAVSRIMSSLGYSTEDMNSLCSSERQSSLDAFF, from the coding sequence ATTTTGAGGGAAGACTTGGAGGGTGAAATACTCTCCCAGGTTGAAAAATTTCTCAGCTACATCAACAGCAACCTCCCCGAGGGTATGGAGCTAGAGTTCGAGGGCTTCTACAGGAGGGGCTTCTTTGTCACCAAGAAGAGGTACGCCCTCATTGAAGATGACACGATTGTTGCAAAGGGACTTGAACTTGTAAGGCGTGACTGGGCACCCATAGCTAAAAAGACTCAGAGAAAAGTACTTCTGGCACTTCTAAAGGATGGTTCACCTGAAAAGGCCAGGAAAATCATAAGGGAAGTTGTAAAGAGGATAAAGAGCGGTGAGATTGAGATGGATGACCTTGTTATCCACACCCAGATCACAAGGAAGCTCTCTGAGTACCGCCAGATAGGCCCCCATGTGATAGCCGCAAAGAGGTCCCTTGAGAGGGGAAGACGCATCGAACCGGGCTCCATAGTTAGATACATCATTGTGAAGGGGAGGGGTCCCATAAGTCAGAGGGCGGTTCCTGTTGAGGACGCCGCCGGAATGGACTATGACCCTGATTATTATGTTGAAAACCAGGTGATGGCTGCTGTGTCACGTATAATGTCATCCCTCGGCTACTCAACCGAGGATATGAATTCCCTCTGCTCCAGTGAAAGGCAGAGCAGTCTTGACGCCTTTTTCTAA
- a CDS encoding TIGR02253 family HAD-type hydrolase, producing the protein MLKAVFFDIDDTLYDTSGFARLARKAALNVMIDAGLPLSREEAYRLLREIIAEKGSNYDKHFNVLTERVLGEEKPLLIALGMITYHNVKFALLRPFPNTISTLIHLKGKGYRLGAISNGITIKQWEKLIRLGIHHFFDEVVTSEEVNSEKPDIEIFREALRRMGCRPERSVMVGNKFTEDILGAINAGMSAILVNSELSDDERDRIKREGLDVTVVQEIGEIREIL; encoded by the coding sequence ATGCTCAAGGCGGTTTTCTTTGATATTGACGACACCCTTTATGATACCTCGGGATTTGCCAGGCTCGCAAGAAAGGCGGCCCTGAATGTGATGATAGATGCCGGTCTTCCATTATCAAGGGAGGAGGCCTACCGTCTCCTGCGGGAGATAATCGCCGAGAAGGGATCCAACTATGATAAACACTTCAACGTACTCACAGAAAGGGTCCTTGGTGAGGAGAAACCGCTCCTCATCGCTTTGGGCATGATAACATACCACAACGTTAAGTTCGCACTCCTGAGACCATTCCCCAACACAATATCCACCCTGATCCACCTTAAAGGGAAGGGCTACCGGCTGGGCGCAATATCCAACGGTATAACAATAAAGCAGTGGGAGAAACTGATAAGACTCGGGATTCACCACTTCTTTGATGAGGTGGTAACATCAGAGGAGGTGAACTCCGAGAAACCGGATATAGAGATATTCAGGGAGGCCCTCAGGAGGATGGGGTGCAGGCCAGAAAGGTCGGTCATGGTGGGTAACAAGTTCACTGAGGATATACTCGGAGCCATAAATGCGGGGATGTCAGCCATACTCGTTAACTCAGAGCTCAGCGATGATGAAAGGGACCGCATAAAGAGGGAGGGACTTGATGTTACCGTAGTCCAGGAAATCGGTGAGATCAGGGAGATACTTTAG
- a CDS encoding ATP-binding protein: MEKDGFCAQVGGSFLFSSVEYTLTPRGVEKARLVMEENPYMGMAPVPYDRYFELMDKQLKNRFPIEIPEEVIEKTFRDVVGLSYAKECLVEACTIGKGIFVYGAPGTGKTFIISKASDLLPPIVIPRFIEFSGRVIQIFDPDFHRPCPEEPDDPRWIKIHAPFVFTGSELSLNELETTYNMNKGVYETSPLIKANGGVLLIDDLGRQRDDHEVILNRLIVPLENRKDVIYVRGVPVIFHTHFIPAFSTNLDVSIMDEAHLRRAPIHISLKHPPVENVAEVFRRNLDYTGEEYDEEVIERFKRVYTPVADGGEGLQPSYAHARDIAQIAQAVRINMGRDRIDLEVIERALEKHVLIALQRMDIDISQVHHSIRTFRIITGDSERAVEVLKLYGALTVALEKGAVLADFEDSISPSQLLEHLQVNGVSAERVEVISETQREIKKTILEYRD, translated from the coding sequence ATGGAGAAGGACGGGTTCTGCGCCCAGGTAGGCGGCAGTTTCCTCTTCTCAAGTGTTGAGTACACCCTGACACCCAGGGGGGTAGAGAAGGCAAGGCTTGTCATGGAGGAAAACCCTTACATGGGAATGGCACCAGTCCCCTACGACAGGTACTTTGAACTTATGGATAAGCAGCTTAAGAACCGTTTTCCAATTGAAATCCCTGAAGAGGTTATTGAAAAAACATTCAGGGATGTTGTGGGGCTCTCCTATGCAAAGGAGTGCCTTGTTGAGGCATGCACCATAGGTAAGGGTATATTTGTATATGGGGCCCCTGGGACCGGCAAGACCTTCATAATCAGCAAGGCATCGGACCTCTTACCCCCAATCGTTATACCGCGTTTCATAGAGTTCAGCGGAAGGGTTATACAGATCTTTGACCCTGACTTCCACAGGCCCTGCCCTGAGGAGCCTGATGATCCGAGGTGGATTAAGATACACGCACCCTTTGTCTTCACTGGATCGGAGCTCAGCTTAAATGAACTCGAGACGACCTATAACATGAACAAGGGTGTCTATGAAACCTCACCCCTCATAAAGGCCAATGGTGGTGTGCTGCTCATTGATGACCTCGGGAGACAGCGCGATGACCATGAGGTTATCCTGAACCGCCTCATAGTCCCCCTTGAGAACCGGAAGGATGTCATATATGTGAGGGGCGTTCCGGTGATATTCCACACACACTTCATACCAGCCTTCTCAACCAACCTTGATGTCAGCATAATGGATGAAGCCCACCTCAGAAGGGCCCCCATTCACATATCCCTCAAGCATCCCCCGGTTGAGAACGTTGCAGAGGTTTTCAGGCGAAACCTAGATTATACCGGTGAGGAATACGATGAGGAGGTTATTGAGAGATTTAAAAGGGTATACACTCCTGTTGCCGATGGAGGGGAGGGTCTTCAGCCAAGTTATGCCCATGCAAGGGACATTGCCCAGATAGCACAGGCCGTGAGGATAAACATGGGAAGGGATAGGATAGACCTTGAGGTTATTGAGAGGGCCCTTGAAAAACATGTCCTCATAGCACTCCAGAGGATGGACATTGACATAAGCCAGGTCCATCACAGTATAAGGACGTTCCGGATCATAACAGGAGATTCTGAGAGGGCCGTGGAGGTACTGAAACTCTACGGGGCCCTTACGGTTGCCCTGGAGAAGGGGGCTGTTCTTGCAGACTTTGAGGACTCCATAAGCCCATCACAGCTCCTTGAACATCTTCAGGTAAATGGTGTTTCCGCTGAAAGGGTTGAGGTGATCTCGGAGACACAGCGTGAGATCAAGAAGACCATCCTTGAATACAGGGACTGA
- the xth gene encoding exodeoxyribonuclease III → MTVIRIISWNVNGLRAVYRKGFLDWFLEEKPDILCLQEIKARPEQLPRRLRHVDGYGSFFTPSSRKGYSGVAMYTRLEPESLRDGFGIERFDNEGRIQIADFDDFLLYNIYFPNGKMSEERLKYKLEFYDAFLEDVNREKDSGRNVVICGDLNTAHKEIDLARPRENSNVSGFLPVERAWIDKFIENGYVDTFRMFNKEPGQYTWWSYRTRARERNVGWRLDYFFVNEEFKEKVKRSWILSDVMGSDHCPIGLEIEI, encoded by the coding sequence ATGACCGTCATAAGGATAATATCATGGAACGTTAATGGTTTGAGGGCTGTCTATCGTAAGGGCTTCCTTGACTGGTTCCTTGAGGAAAAACCGGATATTCTATGCCTCCAGGAGATCAAGGCAAGGCCTGAACAGTTACCCCGAAGACTGAGACACGTTGATGGTTACGGGAGCTTCTTCACCCCATCATCAAGGAAGGGATACAGTGGAGTTGCCATGTACACCCGCCTTGAGCCTGAATCACTAAGGGATGGCTTCGGTATAGAGAGGTTCGATAATGAGGGCAGGATTCAGATAGCTGATTTTGATGACTTCCTCCTCTACAACATATACTTCCCCAACGGTAAAATGTCAGAGGAACGGCTTAAATATAAACTCGAATTCTATGATGCATTCCTTGAGGACGTGAACAGGGAGAAGGACTCCGGTAGAAACGTGGTGATCTGCGGTGACCTCAACACGGCCCATAAGGAGATTGACCTTGCAAGGCCAAGGGAGAACAGCAACGTCTCAGGATTCCTGCCGGTTGAAAGGGCCTGGATTGATAAATTCATTGAAAACGGCTATGTTGACACCTTCAGGATGTTCAACAAAGAACCTGGTCAGTACACGTGGTGGAGTTACAGGACCAGGGCACGTGAAAGGAACGTTGGCTGGAGGCTCGACTACTTCTTCGTGAATGAGGAATTCAAGGAAAAGGTTAAAAGGTCATGGATACTCTCTGATGTGATGGGTTCAGACCACTGCCCCATAGGACTCGAAATAGAGATATAG